From Apium graveolens cultivar Ventura chromosome 9, ASM990537v1, whole genome shotgun sequence, the proteins below share one genomic window:
- the LOC141683047 gene encoding uncharacterized protein LOC141683047, which yields MAKVRLLALLSLLVLAVLQGTNAVTYSVTNTAETTPGGQKFNNEIGSDYSRQILSSSTDFIWMLFQQNTEADRKNVQHVSLFIDDMDGVAYTSNDQIHASARYIQNYNGDVKFEFTGVLYHEMTHVWQWNNGAPGGLIEGIADYVRLKAGYSSSNWVQPGEGDRWDQGYDVTARFLDYCNSLRNDFVAELNNKMRDTYSDNFFVELLAKTVDQLWSEYKAKYQGSISLILNSGYIE from the coding sequence ATGGCTAAAGTAAGGCTTCTCGCTCTTTTATCCTTGCTAGTTCTTGCAGTCCTGCAAGGAACCAATGCAGTCACATACAGTGTCACCAACACTGCGGAAACAACACCAGGTGGTCAGAAATTCAACAATGAAATTGGATCGGACTACAGCAGACAGATCTTATCGTCCTCTACGGACTTTATATGGATGCTCTTCCAGCAGAACACTGAGGCTGACAGGAAGAATGTTCAACATGTGAGTTTGTTCATAGACGATATGGATGGAGTTGCGTACACTAGCAATGATCAAATTCATGCAAGTGCACGCTACATTCAAAATTATAACGGTGATGTCAAGTTTGAATTTACTGGAGTACTTTATCATGAAATGACACATGTATGGCAATGGAACAATGGAGCTCCAGGGGGACTGATTGAAGGAATTGCGGATTATGTGAGGCTTAAGGCTGGGTATTCATCGAGCAATTGGGTGCAGCCAGGGGAGGGTGACAGATGGGATCAAGGCTATGATGTCACTGCTCGATTCTTGGACTATTGTAATAGTCTCAGGAACGATTTTGTGGCTGAACTCAACAATAAGATGAGAGATACCTATAGTGACAACTTCTTTGTTGAGCTCCTAGCTAAAACAGTTGATCAGCTCTGGAGTGAGTACAAAGCCAAGTATCAAGGTTCTATATCTTTGATACTTAATAGTGGCTACATTGAATAA